One genomic window of Candidatus Nitrospira inopinata includes the following:
- a CDS encoding FIST signal transduction protein, whose protein sequence is MPGLQPSSSARPSALRFAAALSKRSDTEAAACDLADDIRSKLESAPIDLACLFFSAHHVRRAAQLASAIHRLLSPRLLIGCSGEGVIAGTEELESIPGISLWAASLPGVTPAPVRLSFSPTQDQFRLQEWPGPDGSPSALLLLADPLTLPMQEALKFLAQRYPEAMAIGGLAGGGNESGENRLVLQGEALTGGLVGVRFSGPLAVRPVVSQGCRLVGERFVITKAEHNRIHELGGVPALERLRDLLEAMSEEEREQAKSALHIGIAVDEYRDRFERGDFLIRHLIGVDQETGSLVIGDLVREGQTVQFQLRDARSAGEDLKELLDADRFGHRQAPLGALLFSCCGRGRGLFGKPHHDARTVADRLGGIPVAGFFAQGEIGPVGRHNVLHSYTASMAIFAEPERRTAIGGRLDEEQRMS, encoded by the coding sequence ATGCCGGGTCTTCAGCCTTCATCGTCCGCTCGCCCGTCGGCGTTGCGCTTCGCGGCGGCTCTCTCCAAACGATCGGATACGGAAGCCGCCGCGTGTGACCTTGCCGACGACATTCGGTCCAAGCTGGAATCCGCGCCGATCGACCTTGCCTGCCTGTTTTTCTCCGCGCATCATGTTCGGCGCGCCGCGCAATTGGCTTCGGCGATTCATCGGTTGCTCTCCCCGCGATTGCTGATCGGTTGCAGCGGCGAGGGAGTCATTGCCGGAACGGAGGAACTGGAGAGCATACCGGGAATTTCACTGTGGGCCGCGTCGTTGCCGGGTGTCACGCCGGCGCCCGTTCGCCTATCCTTTTCCCCGACGCAAGACCAATTTCGATTGCAGGAGTGGCCTGGGCCCGATGGATCTCCCTCCGCCCTTCTCCTCTTGGCCGACCCCTTGACTCTGCCGATGCAGGAGGCCTTAAAGTTTCTCGCTCAACGATATCCCGAGGCCATGGCGATCGGAGGACTGGCTGGAGGAGGGAACGAAAGCGGCGAGAATCGATTGGTCCTGCAAGGAGAGGCCCTCACGGGCGGACTCGTGGGAGTGCGGTTTTCCGGTCCTTTGGCCGTTCGCCCCGTCGTTTCCCAGGGGTGTCGGTTGGTCGGAGAGCGGTTTGTCATCACAAAAGCCGAGCACAATCGCATCCATGAACTGGGCGGCGTTCCCGCGCTGGAACGGCTGCGAGATCTTCTGGAAGCCATGTCGGAAGAGGAGCGGGAACAGGCCAAAAGCGCGCTCCACATCGGCATCGCCGTCGATGAATACCGGGATCGTTTCGAGCGCGGGGATTTTCTCATCCGTCACCTGATCGGGGTCGATCAAGAGACCGGATCGCTGGTGATCGGCGATCTTGTGCGAGAAGGCCAGACCGTGCAGTTCCAACTGCGGGACGCGCGTTCGGCCGGCGAAGATTTGAAGGAGTTGCTCGATGCCGATCGGTTCGGTCATCGCCAAGCGCCTCTTGGAGCCCTGTTGTTCAGTTGTTGCGGACGCGGGCGGGGACTGTTCGGGAAACCCCATCACGACGCGCGCACCGTGGCGGATCGGTTGGGCGGAATACCCGTTGCCGGCTTTTTTGCCCAAGGAGAGATCGGTCCCGTGGGAAGACACAACGTCCTCCACAGTTATACGGCCAGCATGGCCATTTTTGCCGAGCCGGAACGCAGAACCGCCATCGGCGGCCGCTTGGACGAAGAGCAGCGAATGTCATAG
- a CDS encoding universal stress protein — protein MKIMAAIDGTETSMEALMEAKHIAVSQDASLCIVYAVADSDENDESSGLKLLEQAKSIVGNGLNVDTRLVHAEAEYGLNGIAEALAEAANEWHADLVVVGTANRRGLERFVIGSVAEQVVSKVDASVLVVRPRRSAD, from the coding sequence ATGAAAATTATGGCGGCGATTGATGGAACCGAAACTTCCATGGAAGCCCTGATGGAAGCGAAGCACATCGCCGTCTCTCAAGACGCATCGCTGTGTATCGTCTATGCCGTCGCTGATTCTGATGAAAATGACGAAAGCTCCGGCCTCAAACTGTTGGAACAAGCAAAGTCTATCGTTGGAAACGGACTGAATGTCGACACTCGTCTTGTGCACGCGGAAGCCGAATACGGCTTAAACGGGATTGCCGAGGCCCTTGCCGAAGCTGCCAATGAGTGGCATGCCGATCTGGTCGTGGTGGGAACGGCCAATCGCCGCGGATTAGAGCGATTCGTCATCGGCTCGGTCGCTGAACAGGTGGTATCCAAGGTTGACGCTTCCGTGCTGGTAGTCCGTCCACGGCGATCAGCCGATTAA
- the gcvT gene encoding glycine cleavage system aminomethyltransferase GcvT: MIQQTPLTAQHRAAGAKLVAFAGWEMPIQYSGVVDEYQAVRTGGGLFDVSHMGRIMVDGPSAGSFLQAVTTNNIAALDPWHAHYSMVCNHGGGIKDDVFVYRLSDPDSYLLCVNASNRAKILSWLLEQAQRGVDCRIQDRSGEIAQIALQGPATREIVAKLGIPSLEKLKRREATRVTIGGVSCLVARTGYTGEFGYEFYVFGPPATVWTTLLESGRPFGVKPAGLGARDLLRLEMGYLLYGNDINEDTTPLEAGAEWTIDFAKGEFIGRAALWSQKQAGPARRLIGFELTERAVPRQGFTILDRATGQAIGAVTSGNFSPILQKGIGMGYVSSAYAVPGTAVAIDIRGKVIPAVVVFPPFYRKAPGN; this comes from the coding sequence ATGATCCAGCAAACCCCGCTCACTGCGCAACATCGAGCCGCAGGCGCCAAGCTTGTCGCCTTCGCCGGTTGGGAAATGCCGATTCAGTACAGCGGAGTGGTGGACGAATATCAGGCGGTGAGAACTGGGGGAGGATTGTTCGACGTCAGCCACATGGGCCGCATTATGGTTGACGGGCCGTCCGCCGGGTCGTTTCTGCAAGCCGTCACCACCAACAACATCGCCGCGCTCGATCCCTGGCACGCGCACTATTCGATGGTTTGTAACCACGGGGGCGGCATCAAGGACGACGTCTTCGTCTATCGACTGAGCGATCCCGATTCGTATCTTCTCTGCGTGAACGCGTCCAATCGCGCCAAGATTCTGTCGTGGTTGCTGGAACAGGCGCAACGTGGCGTCGACTGTCGCATCCAGGATCGCTCGGGAGAGATTGCTCAGATTGCCTTGCAAGGACCGGCCACCAGGGAGATCGTCGCAAAGCTGGGAATACCGTCGCTGGAGAAGCTGAAGCGAAGGGAAGCGACGCGAGTGACCATCGGAGGCGTCTCGTGTCTTGTCGCCCGGACCGGCTATACCGGTGAATTCGGCTACGAGTTCTATGTGTTCGGTCCCCCCGCAACGGTGTGGACGACCCTGTTGGAAAGCGGGCGGCCCTTCGGCGTCAAGCCGGCTGGGCTTGGGGCGCGAGACCTGCTTCGATTGGAGATGGGATACCTGCTCTATGGCAACGACATCAATGAGGACACGACGCCGCTTGAGGCAGGGGCTGAATGGACGATCGACTTTGCCAAAGGCGAGTTTATCGGCCGGGCTGCGCTATGGTCCCAGAAGCAGGCCGGACCGGCACGTCGCCTCATCGGCTTTGAGTTGACGGAGAGAGCCGTGCCCCGGCAAGGATTCACCATTCTTGATCGGGCGACCGGCCAAGCAATTGGCGCGGTCACCAGTGGGAATTTCTCGCCCATTCTGCAAAAGGGGATCGGTATGGGGTACGTATCTTCCGCCTATGCCGTTCCAGGAACCGCCGTCGCCATTGACATCCGAGGAAAGGTGATCCCGGCCGTCGTTGTGTTCCCCCCCTTCTATCGGAAGGCTCCGGGGAACTAA
- the cysD gene encoding sulfate adenylyltransferase subunit CysD, producing MKHLRELESQSVYILREAYKHFDDLAMLWSMGKDSTALLWLTRKAFFGHVPFPLVHIDTGYEMPELIEYRDRLCREWRLNLVVGQNKEALAAGMGPERGRVTCCTAMKIDALKRTIEKYKWKAVILGIRADEEGTRAKERYFSLRDQHGEWDFRDQPPELWNQFNTRFPVGSHVRVHPLLDWTELNIWEYLDLEGVPLPRLYFDQGNGKRYRSLGCVPCTGTVPSCASTISQIISELRVTTIAERSGRAQDEGRGMETLRKLGHM from the coding sequence ATGAAGCACCTGCGCGAATTGGAGAGCCAGAGCGTCTATATCCTGCGGGAGGCGTACAAGCACTTTGATGACCTGGCCATGCTCTGGTCCATGGGCAAAGATTCGACCGCCCTGCTCTGGCTGACCCGCAAAGCGTTTTTTGGGCACGTGCCGTTTCCCTTAGTACACATCGATACGGGCTACGAAATGCCGGAGCTGATCGAATACCGCGATCGACTTTGCCGCGAGTGGCGGTTGAATCTCGTGGTCGGTCAGAATAAAGAGGCGTTGGCCGCCGGCATGGGCCCGGAACGAGGTCGTGTGACCTGCTGCACGGCCATGAAGATCGACGCCCTGAAACGAACCATCGAGAAGTACAAGTGGAAGGCCGTCATTCTGGGGATTCGCGCCGATGAAGAGGGTACTCGCGCGAAGGAGCGGTATTTTTCCCTGCGTGATCAGCACGGCGAATGGGATTTCCGCGATCAGCCTCCCGAACTGTGGAATCAATTCAACACCAGGTTCCCAGTCGGCTCTCACGTGCGTGTTCATCCGTTGTTGGACTGGACGGAGTTGAATATTTGGGAATATCTGGATCTCGAAGGGGTTCCCCTTCCCAGACTGTATTTTGATCAAGGCAATGGGAAGCGGTATCGCAGTTTGGGCTGTGTGCCGTGCACCGGCACGGTCCCATCCTGCGCCTCCACCATCTCTCAAATCATTTCAGAACTCCGCGTCACCACCATTGCGGAACGAAGCGGCCGCGCACAGGATGAAGGACGAGGCATGGAAACGCTCCGCAAGCTCGGGCATATGTAA
- a CDS encoding SulP family inorganic anion transporter encodes MALPMTPPEIERTASTAGRERDMRADAPGVRVQPLTASYGSAAFQMQYVGRDLAAGFITGIMAIPLSVGIAMMSEYPIKVGLATVAFACLVGWINAWFRPGNYIGCPGIAAGLAPVLAVGVATFGLENMPFAIFLTAVMQAIIWKFNWQKYLLVAVPVYLVEGLLAGVGLKIALKFLAFTYELPAELESVESFWNAARLQMILISLAGYAGFVYLFLKFKNSQPAVPYFAIIVAGVLLAQFISVPMLSVEDVALTLALPIPRSIDGPLMVVSMLGFSIMLAIIDVIEQVMSNAAIEKIDPLKRKCNSNNSLFAIWIANMGSSFFGGMTNLDGLAKSTTNRLAGAYTKFSVLIIGCVVSFFTFNTHFLVYLPKFALAIIMIFSGWKMIEGLVHVTQHGPYAMILAILCGLLVFKVGIFEGLLAAMAVHGIVHYMMYANLEKMPGRAIIKRYIDDLKKNVSDIS; translated from the coding sequence ATGGCACTGCCGATGACACCTCCTGAAATAGAACGAACAGCATCGACGGCCGGGCGTGAACGGGATATGAGAGCGGACGCTCCGGGGGTCCGTGTCCAGCCCCTCACGGCATCATATGGATCTGCGGCGTTCCAGATGCAATACGTCGGTCGCGACCTCGCGGCAGGGTTCATCACCGGTATCATGGCCATCCCGCTGTCCGTCGGGATCGCGATGATGTCTGAATACCCTATCAAAGTGGGCCTGGCGACGGTTGCATTCGCCTGCTTAGTGGGCTGGATCAACGCATGGTTCAGGCCCGGAAACTATATCGGCTGTCCTGGCATTGCGGCCGGACTTGCACCGGTATTAGCGGTGGGTGTTGCAACGTTTGGGCTGGAGAACATGCCGTTCGCCATTTTTCTGACGGCGGTGATGCAAGCCATCATTTGGAAATTCAACTGGCAAAAATACCTTCTGGTCGCGGTCCCGGTGTATTTGGTCGAAGGACTGTTGGCAGGCGTCGGCTTGAAGATCGCGCTCAAGTTTCTTGCCTTCACCTACGAGCTTCCGGCCGAACTCGAATCTGTGGAGTCGTTCTGGAACGCCGCGCGCCTTCAGATGATCCTGATCTCTCTGGCCGGATATGCCGGCTTTGTCTATCTGTTCCTTAAGTTCAAGAATTCACAGCCGGCCGTTCCGTACTTTGCGATCATCGTCGCCGGAGTTCTCCTTGCGCAGTTCATCTCAGTTCCCATGCTGTCAGTGGAAGATGTGGCCCTCACCCTCGCGTTGCCGATCCCGCGTAGCATCGACGGTCCATTAATGGTGGTCTCTATGCTCGGATTTTCCATCATGCTGGCGATTATCGATGTCATCGAGCAGGTGATGAGCAACGCCGCGATCGAAAAAATAGATCCGCTGAAACGAAAGTGCAACAGCAACAACAGCCTCTTTGCCATCTGGATCGCCAATATGGGATCGAGCTTTTTCGGTGGGATGACCAACCTGGACGGTCTGGCCAAAAGCACCACAAACCGTCTGGCCGGAGCCTACACCAAGTTTTCGGTTTTGATCATCGGCTGTGTCGTGAGCTTTTTCACGTTCAACACACATTTTCTCGTCTATTTGCCAAAATTCGCGCTGGCCATCATCATGATTTTTTCCGGCTGGAAGATGATCGAGGGACTCGTGCACGTGACCCAACATGGTCCCTATGCTATGATTTTGGCCATTCTCTGCGGCCTCCTAGTTTTTAAAGTCGGTATTTTTGAGGGTTTGTTGGCGGCGATGGCCGTGCACGGTATCGTGCATTATATGATGTATGCCAACCTGGAAAAGATGCCCGGCCGGGCAATCATCAAACGGTATATCGATGACCTCAAGAAAAACGTGAGCGACATCAGCTAG
- a CDS encoding bifunctional SulP family inorganic anion transporter/carbonic anhydrase — MTNFSPAALPADMRAGLVVFLVALPLCLGIALASGAPLMSGLLAGIVGGIVVGVVSGSHTSISGPAAGLTAVVAAQIAALGSFETFLLAVVVAGLIQIGLGLARMGFIAAFFPSSVIKGLLAAIGTILILKQIPHVLGHDTDPEGEMSFFQPDQETTFSELLGLFSDVQLGASVIGLLSLAVLVAWDRWKPLKESLVPAPLVVVILGIGIGLWFEHLGDPWLIKSSHFVQVPIAEDLRGLLSLLSPPAFSQWGNPTVYTAALTLAVVASLETLLNIQAVDKLDPQQRTSPPSRELLAQGVGNVTSGLIGGLPVTSVIVRSSVNVMAGGKTKRSAVVHGILLLVAVPLIPTWLNRIPLASLAAILLVTGVKLASPTLVKQMWHEGRSQFLPFVVTVVAIVLTDLLTGILIGLATAVGFILHSNMRHPMRRLVEKHLGGDVLHIELTNQVSFLNRAALAQALSEAPANGHVLIDAQNTDYIDPDVLDLIRDFKELSAPARHIEVSLVGFKAKYQFEDQIQYLDYSTRELQQSLTPRQVFQILKDGNERFRSGRRLTRDLVRQIRATADRQHPLAVVLSCIDSRTPAEIIFDLGMGDIFSIRVAGNVIGPQILASAEYGCAVAGAKLILVVGHTHCGAVTTAVKLACSAQTAASATGCDHLGSIVTDIQSSIDPTACRDLREGEQSRFDALLDTVIRQNVQRAVESFRWHSRTLDKLVHDQRIAIVGALYHVESGAIEIVTELPTEPTTPPS; from the coding sequence ATGACCAACTTCTCTCCAGCTGCGTTGCCGGCCGACATGAGGGCGGGGCTTGTCGTGTTCCTTGTGGCGTTGCCCCTCTGTTTGGGAATCGCCCTCGCGTCCGGCGCGCCGCTGATGTCAGGACTGTTGGCGGGCATCGTCGGCGGGATCGTCGTGGGAGTCGTGAGCGGGTCGCACACGAGCATCAGCGGACCGGCGGCCGGCCTGACGGCCGTCGTGGCGGCCCAGATCGCCGCACTCGGCTCGTTTGAAACGTTTCTCTTGGCGGTGGTCGTCGCGGGACTGATTCAAATAGGCCTGGGGCTGGCCAGGATGGGGTTCATTGCCGCGTTTTTCCCTTCCAGCGTCATTAAAGGACTCCTCGCGGCAATCGGTACCATCCTCATTCTCAAGCAGATCCCCCACGTCCTGGGCCACGACACCGATCCTGAAGGCGAGATGTCGTTCTTTCAACCGGACCAAGAGACGACGTTTTCCGAGTTGCTTGGTCTGTTCAGTGATGTTCAATTGGGGGCTTCCGTCATCGGCTTGCTGTCGCTCGCGGTCCTGGTGGCGTGGGACAGGTGGAAACCGCTGAAGGAATCGCTGGTTCCGGCTCCTTTGGTTGTGGTGATCCTGGGCATTGGGATAGGCCTGTGGTTTGAGCACCTTGGCGATCCCTGGCTGATCAAGTCGAGCCATTTCGTCCAAGTTCCGATCGCCGAGGACCTTCGAGGGCTCTTGTCCCTCCTGTCGCCGCCGGCCTTTTCACAGTGGGGAAACCCGACGGTGTACACCGCGGCCCTCACCCTCGCAGTGGTTGCGTCTCTGGAGACCCTCTTAAACATCCAAGCCGTGGACAAACTTGACCCCCAACAACGCACCTCCCCACCGAGTCGCGAGCTGCTGGCCCAAGGGGTCGGAAACGTCACCTCCGGGTTGATCGGGGGGCTTCCCGTCACATCGGTGATCGTCCGCAGCTCCGTCAACGTAATGGCCGGCGGGAAAACGAAGCGGTCCGCCGTCGTTCATGGAATCCTGTTGCTGGTGGCCGTTCCGCTTATTCCAACGTGGCTCAACAGAATCCCTCTTGCTTCCCTGGCGGCGATCCTGCTGGTGACCGGCGTCAAACTCGCCAGTCCCACATTGGTCAAACAGATGTGGCACGAAGGACGATCCCAGTTCCTGCCGTTCGTGGTGACGGTGGTTGCCATCGTTCTGACCGATCTTCTCACCGGCATCCTCATCGGCCTGGCGACAGCCGTTGGGTTCATTCTCCACAGCAACATGCGTCACCCGATGCGGCGCCTTGTCGAGAAACACCTGGGAGGTGACGTCCTGCACATTGAACTGACCAACCAAGTGAGCTTCTTGAATCGCGCGGCTCTCGCTCAGGCGCTGTCGGAGGCCCCGGCAAACGGCCACGTGCTGATCGACGCTCAAAATACGGACTACATCGACCCGGACGTGCTCGACCTGATTCGAGACTTTAAGGAACTGTCCGCTCCCGCCCGCCATATCGAGGTCAGCTTGGTCGGGTTTAAGGCCAAATACCAGTTCGAGGACCAGATTCAATACCTTGACTATTCGACCCGTGAGCTTCAGCAATCACTCACCCCCCGACAGGTCTTTCAAATCCTGAAAGACGGCAACGAGCGGTTTCGCAGCGGTCGTCGTCTCACCAGAGACCTGGTCCGTCAGATCCGAGCGACGGCCGATCGACAACATCCATTGGCCGTCGTGCTGAGCTGCATCGATTCAAGAACCCCCGCCGAGATCATCTTTGATTTGGGGATGGGAGATATTTTCAGCATCCGTGTCGCGGGGAACGTGATAGGCCCTCAGATCTTGGCCAGCGCGGAGTACGGTTGCGCGGTCGCCGGAGCCAAGCTGATTCTTGTGGTGGGCCATACGCACTGCGGAGCCGTCACCACGGCGGTCAAACTGGCTTGCTCCGCTCAGACCGCCGCTTCGGCCACGGGATGCGATCACCTCGGATCCATCGTCACTGATATTCAGTCCTCTATCGACCCAACCGCCTGCCGGGACCTGCGAGAGGGAGAACAGAGCCGGTTCGATGCTTTGCTCGACACCGTCATTCGTCAAAACGTGCAGCGGGCGGTCGAATCCTTCCGCTGGCATAGTCGCACGCTGGACAAGCTGGTTCACGACCAGCGCATCGCCATTGTCGGCGCCCTGTATCACGTGGAAAGCGGGGCGATCGAGATAGTAACGGAACTTCCGACAGAGCCGACGACTCCACCCTCATGA
- a CDS encoding enoyl-ACP reductase FabI: MLLNGKNGVIIGVANKHSIAWSIAQSVASQGARLLFNYQNERLKQNVEELVATVPGAKAFACDVANDAEIETLMHHAQKELGRIDFVIHSLAFAPREELTGQFVNTTRQGFATALDISAYSLVAVTRAAMPLMTEGGSVVTLSYLGAERVVPHYNVMGVAKAALECTVRYLAYDLGPKNIRVNAISAGPIKTLAARGVSGITKMIDIHKEFAPLRRPTEQGEVGDTALFLVSPLGRGITGEVIYVDGGFHILGMMASGE, from the coding sequence ATGTTGCTGAACGGAAAAAACGGCGTCATTATCGGCGTGGCCAATAAACACAGTATTGCATGGTCCATCGCCCAGTCGGTGGCGAGTCAAGGGGCTCGGCTGCTCTTCAATTATCAAAATGAACGGTTGAAGCAGAACGTGGAGGAATTGGTCGCCACGGTTCCCGGCGCTAAGGCCTTCGCGTGCGACGTGGCGAATGACGCCGAGATCGAGACCTTGATGCACCATGCGCAAAAAGAGCTGGGACGAATCGATTTCGTGATCCATTCTCTGGCGTTCGCGCCGCGTGAAGAACTTACGGGGCAGTTCGTAAATACGACGCGCCAGGGATTTGCGACCGCGCTCGACATCAGCGCGTACTCCCTGGTGGCGGTGACCCGCGCGGCCATGCCGTTGATGACGGAGGGTGGATCTGTCGTTACACTCAGCTATCTCGGCGCGGAACGAGTGGTTCCTCACTACAACGTCATGGGAGTTGCGAAAGCCGCGCTCGAATGCACCGTCCGATACCTGGCCTACGACCTCGGCCCCAAGAACATCCGCGTCAATGCCATTTCAGCGGGCCCGATCAAGACGCTGGCGGCTCGGGGCGTCTCTGGCATTACCAAGATGATCGATATCCATAAAGAATTTGCCCCGCTTCGACGGCCAACCGAGCAGGGCGAAGTCGGAGACACCGCGCTGTTCTTGGTCAGCCCATTGGGGCGTGGCATTACCGGGGAAGTCATCTATGTGGACGGAGGATTCCATATTTTGGGCATGATGGCTTCGGGGGAATAG
- a CDS encoding NUDIX domain-containing protein, which yields MIKNIYSGRVVTLNLESVRLPNGETVDLETIRHPGAAAVVPLKEDGTVVLIRQFRHAAGGFIYEIPAGKLQPGEDPLCCAERELEEEVGYRASSFTLLCSIFTAPGFADEVIHVYQAAGLTKGRQQLDRDEVLDVVEMPLAEAVKKIREGIIRDAKTIVGLQTSYLLAHGQ from the coding sequence ATGATAAAAAACATCTACAGCGGCAGAGTCGTGACCCTGAACCTCGAGAGCGTTCGATTGCCCAACGGAGAAACGGTGGATCTTGAAACGATCCGTCACCCGGGAGCGGCCGCCGTCGTTCCACTCAAAGAGGACGGCACCGTTGTGCTGATTCGGCAGTTTCGCCATGCGGCGGGGGGATTCATCTATGAGATTCCCGCGGGAAAGCTTCAGCCGGGAGAAGATCCTTTATGTTGCGCCGAGCGGGAGTTGGAAGAAGAGGTGGGCTATCGGGCCTCATCGTTTACACTGCTGTGCAGCATCTTCACCGCCCCTGGCTTCGCCGACGAGGTCATTCACGTCTATCAGGCGGCGGGGCTGACCAAGGGACGTCAACAATTGGATCGTGACGAAGTGCTCGATGTCGTCGAGATGCCGCTGGCGGAGGCCGTAAAGAAAATCCGTGAGGGAATCATTCGAGATGCCAAGACGATCGTCGGCCTCCAAACGTCATATCTTCTCGCTCATGGACAATAA
- a CDS encoding DmpA family aminopeptidase, producing MTSRLSHVPHILWFALRSTVAVAGWCTFFSTVLLVQAGDAADVRQRARELGIMVGQYQPGPFNAITDVAGVKVGHRTLVRGAGSLKPGEGPVRTGVTVIIPREDVWRKKVPAGSFVLNGTGEMTGLSWVAESGFLEYPIALTNTLNVPRVANGVISWMIKQYPAIGISDDTLTPVVAECDDGRLNDIQGRHVSEEDVVVALDGAEGGPVQEGAVGAGTGMIAYGFKGGIGTSSRKLPPQEGGYTVGVLVNANHGRRHELVMNGVPVGRLYESASPRAEGLQSGPHEGSIIIVIATDAPLDSRQLGRLAKRAVLGLARTGATARHGSGDFMLAFSTANVIPHDPQEPTYTLTHLADVHLNPLITATVEATEEAVLNALTMATTTVGRDGYRAEAIDLDRLKTILADGARQ from the coding sequence ATGACATCTAGGTTGTCCCATGTTCCGCACATCCTTTGGTTCGCGTTACGATCTACTGTTGCAGTGGCGGGCTGGTGCACGTTCTTTTCGACCGTCCTCTTGGTCCAGGCGGGCGACGCGGCGGATGTCCGCCAACGGGCCCGTGAGCTTGGCATCATGGTGGGGCAATACCAGCCCGGGCCGTTCAACGCCATTACCGACGTGGCCGGAGTGAAGGTCGGTCACCGGACGTTGGTCCGAGGAGCGGGATCTCTCAAGCCGGGCGAAGGACCGGTGCGGACCGGCGTCACGGTGATCATCCCGCGCGAAGACGTGTGGCGAAAGAAAGTTCCGGCCGGCTCGTTCGTCCTCAACGGCACGGGCGAGATGACGGGCCTGTCATGGGTCGCGGAATCCGGTTTTCTCGAATACCCGATCGCGCTCACGAACACGCTCAACGTTCCCCGCGTCGCCAACGGTGTCATCAGTTGGATGATCAAACAGTATCCCGCGATCGGGATCTCCGACGACACCCTGACGCCGGTCGTCGCCGAGTGCGATGACGGACGATTAAATGACATTCAGGGGCGGCACGTCTCGGAAGAGGACGTCGTCGTCGCGCTGGACGGCGCCGAGGGCGGGCCGGTGCAGGAAGGAGCAGTGGGGGCCGGAACCGGGATGATTGCCTATGGATTCAAGGGAGGGATCGGCACGTCGTCGCGCAAATTGCCTCCGCAAGAGGGAGGCTACACGGTGGGAGTGCTTGTCAACGCCAATCACGGACGCAGGCACGAGCTGGTGATGAACGGCGTGCCGGTCGGCCGGCTCTACGAATCGGCCTCGCCGCGAGCGGAAGGTCTTCAGTCGGGACCGCATGAGGGGTCGATCATCATTGTCATCGCGACGGACGCGCCGCTCGACAGCCGCCAACTCGGCCGCCTGGCCAAACGGGCCGTGCTCGGCCTTGCCCGCACCGGGGCGACCGCCCGCCATGGGAGCGGAGATTTCATGCTGGCGTTTTCCACGGCCAATGTCATCCCTCATGACCCTCAAGAGCCGACCTATACCCTGACCCACCTGGCCGACGTCCATTTGAATCCGTTAATCACCGCGACCGTGGAGGCGACAGAGGAAGCCGTGCTCAATGCCCTGACCATGGCGACCACGACGGTCGGTCGGGACGGCTATCGGGCGGAGGCCATCGATCTGGATCGCCTGAAAACCATTCTGGCCGATGGGGCCCGCCAATGA